From the Corythoichthys intestinalis isolate RoL2023-P3 chromosome 13, ASM3026506v1, whole genome shotgun sequence genome, one window contains:
- the LOC130927868 gene encoding zinc finger protein OZF-like isoform X3: protein MFARKTPAAYKFQEELCRVKEEPPRHQDSTVCKIMHAKVVLHRLEGFSADWQKPESPGVKENVELPQIKKEEGPEPCQQMEREEKPPIKKEEEELPYGKEEEGITWSAGEPLKSEDGRSEATRGAEPPSCGRSSTGGLQADIFIAPSDRNGATSQLLYSDDGHKKSDGDGKLCKCSQCGKTFSNKKTCCMQMRSHTGEKPFSCSVCGQKFSHKNTLKKHTRTHIGEKPFSCSVCGQRFSHKSTLKQHTRTHTSEKPFSCSVCGQRFSQVSNLQKHARTHTGEKPFPCLVCDQRFSQKHHLKEHSRTHTREKPFSCSECGQRFSQKSNSIRHARTHTDEKPFSCSVCGHRFSHKCALKLHGRTHTGEKPFSCLVCDQRFARSQHLEKHTRTHTGEKPFSCLVCDQRFADKQHLKQHTTTHTGEKPFSCAVCGQRFARKEGVKRHACVGVRSSDQ, encoded by the coding sequence gtttcagTGCTGATTGGCAGAAGCCAGAATCTCCTGGCGTTAAAGAGAATGTTGAGCTCCCCCAAATAAAAAAGGAGGAGGGGCCAGAGCCCTgtcaacaaatggagagagaAGAGAAACCTCCAATcaaaaaagaggaggaggagctgcCTTACGGTAAAGAGGAGGAAGGTATCACCTGGTCGGctggtgagcccttgaagagTGAAGATGGTCGGAGTGAGGCCACCAGAGGGGCGGAGCCTCCGAGCTGCGGCCGTAGCTCAACAGGAGGATTGCAAGCAGACATTTTCATCGCTCCGTCAGACAGAAATGGTGCCACATCACAATTGCTTTACAGTGATGATGGTCATAAGAAATCTGACGGTGACGGCAAACTTtgcaaatgctctcagtgtgggaaaacctttTCGAATAAGAAAACTTGTTGTATGCAAATGAGgagccacactggtgaaaaacctttttcctgctcagtttgtggtcaaaaattcagTCACAAGAACAccttaaaaaaacatacaagaaCCCAcattggcgaaaaacctttttcctgctcagtttgtggtcaaagattcagtcacaagagcaccttaaaacaacacacaagaacccacactagcgaaaaacctttttcctgctctgtttgtggtcaaagattcagtcaaGTGAGCAACTTACAAAAACacgcaagaacccacactggtgaaaaaccttttccctgctTAGTGTGTGATCAAAGATTCAGTCAAAAGCATCACTTAAAAGAACACTCAAGAACCCACActcgcgaaaaacctttttcctgctctgaatgtggtcaaagattcagtcaaaAGAGCAATTCAATAAGACacgcaagaacccacactgacgaaaaacctttttcctgctctgtTTGTGGTCACAGATTCAGTCACAAGTGCGCCTTAAAACTACAtggaagaacccacactggtgaaaaacctttttcttgcTTAGTTTGTGATCAGAGGTTCGCTCGGAGCCAACACTTagaaaaacacacaagaacccacactggcgaaaaacctttttcctgcttggtttgtgatcaaagatttgcTGATAAGCAAcacttaaaacaacacacaacaacccacactggcgaaaaacctttttcctgcgcagtttgtggtcaaagattcgcacGGAAGGAAGGGGTGAAGAGACACGCGTGTGTTGGTGTGAGAAGCAGTGACCAGTGA